A genomic window from Thermococcus nautili includes:
- a CDS encoding TIGR00288 family NYN domain-containing protein yields the protein MKETLIKVLKREKEPEEEISGKSIGLIIDGPNILRKEFGIKLEDIVEALERLGRIRVAKVVLNQYAPQGLIEAVVNQGLEPVIVAGDTDVRIAIEAMELIYNSDVDVIALATRDADFLPIIQEAKRKGKETIVIGTEPGFSVALQNAADYVIKMVSKVEE from the coding sequence GTGAAGGAAACGCTCATCAAGGTTCTCAAGCGCGAGAAAGAACCGGAAGAGGAGATAAGCGGTAAAAGCATCGGGCTCATAATAGACGGACCGAACATCCTGAGGAAGGAGTTCGGAATAAAGCTCGAAGACATCGTTGAGGCCCTTGAGAGGCTCGGTCGGATAAGGGTCGCGAAGGTCGTTCTGAACCAGTACGCTCCCCAGGGACTCATCGAGGCGGTCGTCAACCAGGGGCTTGAGCCCGTTATAGTCGCCGGCGACACCGACGTGAGAATAGCGATAGAGGCCATGGAGCTCATCTACAACTCCGATGTTGATGTTATAGCACTGGCCACGAGGGACGCGGATTTTCTGCCCATAATCCAGGAGGCGAAACGGAAGGGGAAGGAAACCATAGTCATAGGCACCGAACCCGGCTTTTCTGTGGCCCTTCAGAACGCTGCTGACTACGTCATCAAGATGGTTAGCAAGGTAGAGGAGTGA
- a CDS encoding thiamine ABC transporter substrate-binding protein: MRKVLALLVVTLFVTSLLGARPVKAEETLTVYSYESIEGWMKEIIPIFEKEYGVKVRLVTFGDAGEVLSKLIIEKNNPQADVVVGIDNSYLQKALQADILIPYKPENAKYIPDWIIKDFDPTFHLTPYDYGAIAIVYKKDVVKNPPKTFEDLTKPEWKGKLIVENPLTSSTGMAFFLWTIGVYGDKWPYYWEKLKQNDVIIVKGWGAGWEMWDKNQAPLFVSYATDPAYAACEENSTNIGAIFLNNTAYVQIEGAGIVKGTKHLELAKEFINFLISKTAQEKLPLNQWMYPVNKEVKLPACFSYALNVSSAKVITIPSEELAKNTDKWLKEWRALMVEGKKPEEISPTPTSTAPNTNKTESSSGKGSSICGPGLIVGLAIVPLLLRRRP, translated from the coding sequence ATGAGGAAGGTTCTGGCATTGCTCGTGGTGACTCTGTTCGTCACCTCGCTCCTTGGGGCGAGGCCCGTTAAGGCCGAGGAAACTCTGACCGTTTACTCCTACGAGAGCATCGAGGGTTGGATGAAGGAAATCATTCCGATATTCGAGAAGGAATACGGCGTCAAGGTTCGTCTCGTGACGTTCGGCGACGCTGGAGAAGTGCTCAGCAAGCTGATAATCGAGAAGAACAACCCGCAGGCCGATGTCGTCGTTGGAATAGACAACAGCTACCTCCAGAAGGCCCTTCAGGCGGACATCTTAATCCCCTACAAGCCGGAGAACGCGAAGTACATCCCAGATTGGATTATAAAGGACTTTGACCCGACCTTCCACCTCACGCCCTACGACTATGGTGCTATAGCGATAGTCTACAAGAAGGACGTCGTGAAGAACCCGCCGAAGACCTTTGAGGACCTGACGAAGCCAGAGTGGAAGGGCAAGCTCATCGTCGAGAACCCGCTGACTAGTTCAACTGGAATGGCCTTTTTCCTCTGGACGATTGGCGTTTACGGCGACAAGTGGCCCTACTACTGGGAGAAGCTCAAGCAGAACGACGTGATAATCGTCAAGGGCTGGGGAGCCGGCTGGGAGATGTGGGACAAGAACCAGGCCCCGCTGTTCGTCAGCTACGCCACTGACCCGGCCTACGCGGCCTGCGAAGAGAACAGCACCAACATCGGTGCAATCTTCCTTAACAACACCGCCTACGTCCAGATTGAGGGAGCGGGAATCGTCAAGGGGACGAAACACCTCGAGTTAGCGAAGGAGTTCATAAACTTCCTGATAAGCAAAACCGCTCAGGAGAAGCTCCCGCTCAACCAGTGGATGTACCCGGTTAACAAAGAAGTCAAGCTCCCGGCCTGCTTCAGCTACGCCCTCAACGTCAGCTCGGCGAAGGTCATCACAATTCCCTCCGAAGAGCTCGCTAAGAACACAGACAAGTGGCTCAAGGAGTGGAGGGCTCTGATGGTTGAGGGCAAGAAGCCTGAGGAAATCTCGCCAACGCCGACTTCCACCGC
- a CDS encoding TIGR00288 family NYN domain-containing protein, producing MPGGSWEKIISMTKDGIKSIGMIKRKSKRGKKIALLIDGPNILRKEFGIKLEDIVDVLESIGDIRVAKVILNQYAPQGLIEAVSNQGFEAVVVSGETGVKLAVEAMREIYNPNIDVIALATRNAEFLPVILKAKEKGKETVVIGVEPGFSVALKHAADYTIVLEPKREGREEE from the coding sequence ATGCCAGGCGGAAGCTGGGAAAAGATAATCTCAATGACGAAGGATGGAATCAAGAGTATAGGCATGATTAAGCGGAAGTCCAAGCGCGGGAAGAAGATAGCCCTTCTCATTGACGGGCCGAACATCCTGAGGAAGGAGTTCGGAATAAAGCTCGAAGACATCGTTGATGTTTTAGAGAGCATCGGAGACATCCGCGTTGCGAAGGTTATCCTCAACCAGTACGCCCCCCAGGGCCTCATAGAGGCGGTCTCGAATCAGGGGTTTGAGGCCGTTGTCGTTTCCGGCGAGACCGGGGTAAAGCTTGCCGTTGAGGCCATGCGCGAGATTTACAACCCCAACATAGACGTAATCGCCCTCGCGACGCGGAACGCGGAGTTTCTGCCGGTTATCCTCAAGGCCAAGGAGAAGGGGAAAGAAACGGTCGTCATCGGCGTCGAGCCCGGCTTTTCGGTTGCCCTCAAGCACGCGGCCGATTACACCATAGTTCTTGAGCCCAAGAGAGAGGGGAGGGAAGAGGAGTGA
- a CDS encoding tRNA(Met) cytidine acetyltransferase TmcA — protein sequence MTVKVRFDKEVRDYAKGEKVKDSILKLTETALAQALENFHRRMIVIEGDTLRKAELAGILAGASARVLSEVLDELMKKRLRDESEDKIEVLYATDALGEETFGRKRYEAFRKHFDVLAGPNVEVKAVTFKHTRDILGRTYDLLILDMSYDYSPNDLGRIIETVRGGGLIFILAHPFEKWKNMWTGFHKSLVTPPYTIDDVKKRFNRRLIRKFTEHEGIYIITESGKARKKPKRSKSQARIKARKGVPIPEETLFPKELYEMALTEGQVEVLKAFEELVEGGMLVLTADRGRGKSVSVGIGAIGLALALKKRTRIVVTAPELENVQALFRFAKRALERLGFKPYVVEERGLIKELYARKIGLRYYPPAEGYKKSADLYILDEAAGIHVPILHKYLNKDRVVYSSTIHGYEGAGRGFSVKFLKRAREKREFKELHMDEPIRYAENDPIERWLFDVLLLDAEPVELTDEDFELIEKKEVYLEEPDLDDWFENDREDLRNFVGIYILAHYRNRPSDVALLADAPHHEARVLRLKNGKIVTAIQIAKEGGIPKKVIDKMAKGYKPRGNIIPDMMVKHHYLKEFAKLKGYRIVRIATHPDAMDRGLGSKALELLEKEAREKGLDWIGSGFGASEELVRFWVRNGFAVVHLSPARNPVSGEFTAIVLKPISEKAKKLIKKANDEFRIRLTEWLGDTHRELEPEIARWLFETPFGEAVDYPVHLTEIQKKRLDAFTGKVLTYDTVVDAVKPIVKLYFLDGWMKPYLDERQIKLLIYRVLQAHSWEETAKLIDRTETFTMIEVRDIIRGLWYYYKRLL from the coding sequence ATGACCGTGAAGGTCAGATTTGACAAGGAAGTGAGAGACTACGCGAAGGGCGAGAAGGTTAAGGACTCAATCTTAAAGCTCACCGAGACCGCTTTAGCTCAGGCCCTTGAGAACTTCCACAGAAGAATGATTGTAATCGAGGGTGACACGCTGAGGAAAGCCGAGCTGGCCGGAATACTCGCGGGGGCCTCTGCGAGGGTTTTGAGCGAGGTTCTCGACGAGCTGATGAAGAAGCGCCTCCGCGACGAGAGCGAGGATAAAATAGAGGTTCTCTACGCCACCGACGCGCTCGGCGAGGAGACCTTTGGAAGGAAGCGCTACGAGGCCTTCAGGAAGCACTTCGACGTCTTAGCTGGCCCAAACGTCGAGGTAAAAGCCGTTACCTTCAAGCACACCCGCGACATCCTTGGAAGAACCTACGATTTGCTCATCCTCGATATGAGCTACGACTACTCGCCGAACGACCTCGGAAGGATTATCGAGACCGTTCGCGGTGGAGGGCTGATTTTCATCCTCGCTCATCCCTTCGAGAAGTGGAAGAACATGTGGACGGGCTTCCACAAGAGCCTCGTAACGCCACCTTACACGATAGACGACGTCAAGAAGCGCTTCAATAGAAGGCTCATCAGGAAGTTCACGGAGCACGAGGGCATCTACATCATCACCGAGAGCGGAAAGGCCAGGAAGAAGCCGAAGAGGAGCAAGAGCCAGGCGAGGATTAAGGCCAGAAAGGGCGTTCCCATTCCGGAGGAAACCCTCTTCCCGAAGGAGCTCTACGAGATGGCCTTAACCGAGGGTCAGGTTGAGGTTTTGAAGGCCTTCGAGGAGCTGGTAGAGGGCGGAATGCTCGTTCTTACAGCGGACAGAGGAAGGGGCAAGAGCGTTTCCGTTGGAATCGGCGCGATAGGTCTGGCCTTAGCTCTAAAGAAGAGGACGAGGATTGTCGTTACCGCCCCCGAGCTTGAGAACGTTCAGGCACTGTTCCGCTTCGCCAAGCGTGCCCTTGAGAGGCTCGGCTTCAAGCCCTACGTCGTTGAAGAGCGCGGGCTGATAAAGGAGCTCTACGCAAGGAAAATCGGCCTCCGCTATTATCCGCCGGCAGAAGGTTACAAGAAGAGCGCCGACCTCTACATTCTCGACGAAGCGGCAGGAATCCACGTCCCGATACTCCATAAGTATCTCAACAAGGATAGGGTGGTTTACTCCTCAACGATTCACGGCTACGAGGGAGCGGGAAGGGGCTTCTCGGTGAAGTTCCTCAAGAGGGCGAGGGAGAAGAGGGAGTTTAAGGAGCTCCACATGGACGAGCCGATTCGCTACGCGGAAAACGACCCGATTGAGCGGTGGCTCTTCGACGTTCTCCTGCTCGATGCCGAGCCTGTGGAGCTCACCGATGAGGACTTCGAGCTGATTGAGAAGAAGGAGGTCTATTTGGAAGAACCTGACCTCGACGACTGGTTCGAGAACGACCGGGAGGACCTCAGAAACTTCGTCGGAATCTATATCTTGGCGCACTACCGCAACAGGCCGAGCGACGTGGCGCTCTTAGCTGACGCACCCCACCACGAGGCCCGCGTGCTCAGGCTCAAGAACGGCAAGATAGTGACGGCGATACAGATTGCCAAGGAAGGAGGAATTCCGAAGAAGGTAATAGACAAGATGGCCAAGGGCTACAAGCCTCGCGGAAACATAATCCCGGACATGATGGTCAAGCACCATTATTTGAAGGAGTTCGCGAAGCTCAAGGGTTACAGAATAGTGAGGATTGCAACCCATCCGGATGCGATGGACAGGGGACTTGGAAGCAAGGCCCTGGAGCTCCTTGAGAAGGAGGCGAGGGAGAAGGGCCTCGACTGGATAGGCTCTGGCTTTGGGGCCAGTGAGGAACTCGTCCGCTTCTGGGTCAGGAACGGCTTTGCAGTAGTTCACCTCAGCCCCGCGAGAAACCCGGTCAGCGGTGAGTTTACGGCGATAGTACTCAAGCCGATAAGCGAGAAGGCCAAGAAGCTCATCAAGAAGGCCAACGACGAGTTCAGGATAAGGCTTACCGAGTGGCTCGGAGACACGCACAGGGAGCTTGAGCCCGAGATAGCGCGCTGGCTCTTCGAGACGCCTTTCGGCGAGGCCGTTGATTACCCGGTTCACCTCACGGAGATTCAGAAGAAGCGCCTCGATGCATTCACGGGCAAGGTTCTGACCTACGATACCGTGGTAGATGCCGTGAAGCCGATAGTGAAGCTCTACTTCCTCGACGGCTGGATGAAGCCCTACCTGGACGAGAGGCAGATAAAGCTCCTCATCTACCGCGTTCTCCAGGCCCACAGCTGGGAGGAGACGGCGAAGCTGATAGACAGAACAGAAACCTTTACCATGATTGAGGTGCGCGACATAATAAGGGGCCTCTGGTACTACTACAAGCGGCTCCTCTGA